The nucleotide window CAGACCCTGATCGTCAAGCCTCTCCCTTTTGCGCAGCGGGTCATTTTTATCGCCACGCCGCACCGGGGCAGCAGGATCGCTAGCCTGGACATCGTGCGCCGTCTCACCGGGCTCATCCGGGTGCCCTTTGAATCCATGACGATGGCGGGTGAGCTGCTACAGGGGAATTCAGATGCGCTTTCACCCCAGATTAGCCAGTGGGGCGTTTTCAGCTTTCTGAGCCTGGGCACCCTCTCAGAGCGCAGCCCATTTCTCCGGGGGCTAGATCAAACACGACCTGCGGTACGGCATCATAGCATCATCGGCAATAGTGGCCTGAAATGGCTCGACCGAGAAAAAACCAGCGATGGCGTCGTCCCCTACCGCAGCGCCCATCTTGACAGCGCCAGCTCTGAAAAGATGGTCCCCTACCTCCACGGCTGCTCAGATAAGCAAGACGTCGTCCGAGAAATCACCCGCATCCTCCATGAGCACCTGCGGCAGTAAAAGTGAAGGGGATGGAGTAGGAATATTTAGGGAACCTTGACATTTGAGAGCCAAACCTTGATCCTCCGGCTTTTAACGACTAACCGTAAGCTCTCAATCCAGGCCCTGTCCCTCGGGTGTCGCACCCAGCTAGCCAGCGCCCCTTCCCTGCCCCTCTCAAAACCCCCGTCCATCCCGCACCGCATATGGCTGAATACGTTGGCATCGACCTCGGCACCACCCTCTCTGGGTTGGCCTACCTGAAACCCGACGGCAATCCCGAAATCGTCCCGAATGCCGATGGGGAACGCCTAACTCCCTCTGTCGTCTTTTTTGAAGCCCATGAGGATGTGAAGCTCGTCGGTTCCGCAGCACGCGACGGTGGCGAGCCAGACCGCACCATCTTCCAGATCAAACGCCACATGGATGACCCAGAATATCTGGTGGACATCGATGGCAAAAAATGGACCCCCGCAGAAATCTCCGCGCTCATCCTCTCCAAGCTTAAACGCGATTGCTCAAAAATCTGCGGCGACATCCATGAAGTCGTCATCACCGTGCCAGCGAACTTCAACGAGCTCGCACGCAAGAGCACCATCGCCGCCGCAGAGATGGCTGGGATGAAAGTCCGCCGACTCGTCAATGAGCCCACTGCAGCGGCAGTTTACTACGCACACTCTCAGGGCGTCAAAGGCCGCGTCCTCGTCTATGACCTAGGCGGCGGCACACTCGATACTACCATCCTGGAAGTCGAGGGTGACACGATCAAGATCCTCACCTCCGAAGGGGCACGCCACCTCGGTGGCAGCAATTTTGACGAGCTACTCCTTTCCGCCTACGCAGAGCAATACCAGAAGCAGACCGGCTCCAGCCTCTTCAGCGATGAGCGCCACCGCCGCCGCATCCTCCAAGCCACTGAGGATGCCAAAAAAATGCTCTCCAAGCTCCAACGCGTCAACGACACTGTCGCCAATGACAACAACAGCGGCATCGCCCGAATCGACCTCAGCCGTGAGCACTTTGAAAAAATGATCCGCAACATGCTCACCCGCACAGTCATGCTGGTCGAGCAAGCACTCGATAACGTCGGCCTCAAACCTGCCGACATCGACCACGTCGTCCTCGTCGGTGGCTCCACCCGCATTCCAAAGGTGAAAACCGTGCTCGAAAAAATGTTTGGCAAAACGCCCAAGAGCTGCGGCAACGTGGATGAATGCGTCGCACTCGGAGCCGCCCTCTTCGCCAAAAAATCCGCCAAAATCCAAGAAGTCTGCAACGCCAGCTACGGCACCTTGGCCATGGTTTATAATGCCAAAACGGGCGAGGAGAAGCTCATGAACTCCATCGTCATCCCGAAGAATAGCACCATCCCCTGCTCACGCAGTCAGGTCTATCAAACCAGCGAGGATAATGAGCGCATCATTGAGGTGGACATCACTCAGGGCGAAGATGAAGACGCCAAATTCATCGACGTCATCGGACGAATCACGCTCGAAGTGCCGCCAAACCGCCCGAAAGGCTGCGAGATCGCCGTGACATTCAGCTACGATGAAAACCAGCGAGTCCGCGCCCTGGTCGTCGATAAGCAATCTGGCCGCAGTAAGGAAGTCGCCCTGAGCTACAAAGG belongs to Verrucomicrobiaceae bacterium and includes:
- a CDS encoding Hsp70 family protein; this translates as MAEYVGIDLGTTLSGLAYLKPDGNPEIVPNADGERLTPSVVFFEAHEDVKLVGSAARDGGEPDRTIFQIKRHMDDPEYLVDIDGKKWTPAEISALILSKLKRDCSKICGDIHEVVITVPANFNELARKSTIAAAEMAGMKVRRLVNEPTAAAVYYAHSQGVKGRVLVYDLGGGTLDTTILEVEGDTIKILTSEGARHLGGSNFDELLLSAYAEQYQKQTGSSLFSDERHRRRILQATEDAKKMLSKLQRVNDTVANDNNSGIARIDLSREHFEKMIRNMLTRTVMLVEQALDNVGLKPADIDHVVLVGGSTRIPKVKTVLEKMFGKTPKSCGNVDECVALGAALFAKKSAKIQEVCNASYGTLAMVYNAKTGEEKLMNSIVIPKNSTIPCSRSQVYQTSEDNERIIEVDITQGEDEDAKFIDVIGRITLEVPPNRPKGCEIAVTFSYDENQRVRALVVDKQSGRSKEVALSYKGAGVLSDDELKRRSAHLRTMRIE